A part of Variovorax sp. HW608 genomic DNA contains:
- a CDS encoding Gfo/Idh/MocA family protein, whose translation MDKVGIGFIGCGNISEAYLKAAAKFPILDIRGVADLKPEAAQARAAQFGLKAVSVDALLRDPAIEIIVNLTIPAAHVEVGLMAIAAGKHVHSEKPLGLTASHARALLEAADKRGLRVGCAPDTFLGGAHQTCRKLVDEGAIGKPVAGTATFMCPGHERWHPNPAFYYAAGGGPMLDMGPYYITALVNLIGPVARVSGSTSRVRSERLITSEPQKGTKIDVEVATHVAGTMEFASGAIVSIATSFDVPKHRHVPIELYGTEASMIVPDPNHFGGTIQLAQAGQEWADQPIGHAYGDGNYRSIGVADMAHAIRAGRPHRASGELALHVLEVMEAFETSSRFGRHVSIETRPERPQILPTAFSAGGLG comes from the coding sequence ATGGACAAGGTTGGAATCGGCTTCATCGGCTGCGGGAACATCAGCGAGGCCTACTTGAAGGCCGCAGCGAAGTTTCCGATCCTCGATATCCGGGGCGTTGCCGACCTGAAGCCCGAGGCGGCGCAAGCGCGTGCCGCGCAGTTCGGACTCAAGGCTGTTTCTGTCGACGCACTCCTGCGCGACCCTGCGATCGAGATCATCGTCAATCTCACGATTCCGGCAGCGCATGTCGAAGTCGGCCTGATGGCGATCGCCGCCGGGAAGCATGTGCACTCCGAGAAGCCGCTGGGCCTCACGGCATCGCATGCGCGCGCGCTGCTCGAAGCCGCCGACAAGCGCGGCCTTCGCGTCGGCTGTGCGCCCGACACCTTCCTCGGCGGGGCGCACCAGACGTGCCGCAAGCTCGTGGATGAAGGCGCCATCGGCAAGCCCGTGGCCGGCACGGCGACCTTCATGTGTCCCGGCCATGAGCGTTGGCATCCGAATCCCGCCTTCTACTACGCCGCGGGCGGCGGGCCGATGCTCGACATGGGGCCCTACTACATCACGGCGCTGGTCAACCTCATCGGACCGGTCGCTCGCGTCTCCGGATCGACCTCGCGAGTGCGCAGCGAACGCCTCATCACCAGCGAGCCACAGAAGGGCACGAAGATCGACGTCGAAGTGGCCACCCATGTGGCCGGAACGATGGAGTTCGCGTCGGGCGCCATCGTGTCGATTGCCACCAGCTTCGACGTGCCCAAGCACCGGCATGTGCCGATCGAGCTCTACGGCACCGAGGCCAGCATGATCGTGCCCGATCCGAATCATTTCGGCGGCACCATCCAGCTCGCCCAGGCCGGGCAGGAGTGGGCCGACCAGCCGATCGGACACGCCTACGGAGACGGCAACTATCGAAGCATCGGCGTGGCCGACATGGCGCATGCCATTCGGGCCGGCCGTCCGCACCGCGCATCGGGCGAACTGGCCCTTCACGTGCTCGAGGTGATGGAGGCGTTCGAGACCTCGTCTCGATTCGGCCGCCACGTGAGCATCGAGACCCGACCGGAACGGCCGCAGATCCTGCCGACCGCCTTCTCGGCCGGCGGTCTCGGCTGA